A single genomic interval of Mangifera indica cultivar Alphonso chromosome 5, CATAS_Mindica_2.1, whole genome shotgun sequence harbors:
- the LOC123216171 gene encoding uncharacterized protein LOC123216171: MSASEITISNKSNPSEESNYVQKIGDLQNIRASYRLNGKNYLKWSQFVRTYLKGKGRLNHLLGTGPVKDDPMFEAWDEEDSMIMSWLWDSMDPMISDTCMFFATAKEIWDFIRRTYSKARDTAQVYDIKVKTTATKQGDKSVTEYANLLQNLWQELDHYRVFEMKCPEDAAILKSFIEKDRVYDFLAGLNPEFDQVRLQILGKDDTPSLEETISLIRAEESRRSVMLEPQTVEGSALVAKSDHQEKGKSDLPKYPGRENQWKENKDNLWCTHCKKPRHTKEKCWKLNGKPPSREWGNRGGQQRPQAHMAEQKKTEENSATGGFNSEEIEKLRSLLGSLEKPSGACSLALSGSGHEEEDWTC; encoded by the exons aTGTCAGCCTCTGAAATCACTATCTCTAACAAGTCTAACCCATCCGAAGAATCTAATTATGTTCAGAAAATTGGAGATTTACAGAATATTCGGGCCTCCTATAGGCTCAATGGGAAGAACTACCTCAAATGGTCTCAATTTGTCCGCACATACCTAAAGGGCAAAGGAAGACTTAACCATCTTCTTGGAACAGGACCAGTAAAGGATGACCCAATGTTTGAAGCATGGGATGAGGAGGATTCCATGATTATGTCCTGGCTATGGGATTCCATGGATCCCATGATTAGCGACACATGTATGTTTTTTGCTACAGCAAAGGAGATTTGGGACTTCATTCGCCGCACATATTCGAAGGCCCGTGATACTGCTCAAGTGTACGATATCAAGGTCAAAACTACAGCTACCAAGCAGGGAGACAAGTCTGTTACAGAGTATGCAAACCTACTACAAAATCTGTGGCAAGAACTCGATCATTACCGAGTTTTCGAGATGAAATGCCCTGAGGATGCTGCTATCTTGAAGAGCTTCATTGAAAAAGACCGTGTCTATGATTTTTTGGCTGGATTGAATCCTGAATTTGATCAAGTTAGGTTACAAATCCTTGGCAAGGATGACACACCATCTCTAGAAGAGACAATTTCATTGATTCGAGCAGAAGAAAGCCGAAGGAGTGTTATGCTTGAACCACAAACTGTGGAAGGGTCAGCCTTAGTAGCAAAATCAGATCATCAAGAGAAAGGAAAGAGTGATTTGCCTAAATACCCAGGGAGAGAAAACCAGTGGAAGGAGAACAAAGATAATCTCTGGTGCACCCATTGCAAGAAACCAAGGCACACAAAAGAGAAATGTTGGAAGTTGAATGGTAAGCCACCAAGCCGAGAGTGGGGAAACCGTGGGGGGCAGCAGAGGCCTCAAGCACACATGGCAGAGCAGAAAAAAACCGAAGAAAATTCTGCAACAGGGGGGTTCAACAGTGAAGAAATTGAGAAGCTAAGAAGTTTGTTAGGGTCTCTTGAGAAGCCTTCTGGAGCTTGTTCTTTGGCTCTTTCAG GATCAGGGCACGAGGAGGAGGATTGGACTTGCTAA
- the LOC123217082 gene encoding signal recognition particle receptor subunit beta-like isoform X1 translates to MSKVTEGMEQWKIELEQLMQQGIEFVNQIPPTQLYAAVGVLLFTTILLLFFQLFKRSKSNSIVLTGLSGSGKTVIFYQLRDGSYHQGTVTSMEPNEGTFVLHTESTKKGKVKPVHLVDVPGHSRLRPKLEEFLPQAAGIVFVVDAVEFLPNCRPASEYLYDILTKSVVVKKKIPVLICCNKTDKVTAHSKEFVVKQMEKEIDKLRASRSAISEADVTSDFTLGIPGVAFSFSQCHNKVTVVEASGLTGEITQIEQFIREHVKP, encoded by the exons atgTCCAAGGTAACGGAAGGGATGGAGCAGTGGAAGATTGAATTAGAGCAATTGATGCAGCAAGGAATTGAATTTGTTAATCAAATTCCCCCAACTCAACTCTATGCAGCTGTCGGTGTCTTGCTCTTTACCACCATTCTTCTTCTATTCT tTCAATTGTTCAAACGCTCCAAATCTAATAGCATAGTGCTCACTGGCCTAAGTGGGAGTGGTAAAACAGTTATTTTCTATCAG CTTCGAGATGGTTCTTATCATCAGGGTACTGTGACATCAATGGAACCAAATGAGGGCACTTTTGTGCTGCATACTGAAAGTACTAAG AAGGGCAAAGTAAAGCCTGTACATCTTGTTGATGTTCCTGGGCATTCCCGTCTCCGACCCAAATTAGAAGAGTTTTTGCCTCAAGCAGCTGGCATAGTGTTTGTTGTAGATGCAGTGGAATTCTTGCCAAACTGCCGTCCAGCTTCAGA GTACCTGTATGATATATTGACAAAGTCAGTTgttgttaaaaagaaaattccagttcTCATCTGTTGTAACAAGACTGACAAAGTGACAGCACACTCCAAAGAGTTTGTCGTAAAACAAATGGAGAAGGAAAT TGACAAGCTACGAGCATCAAGAAGTGCAATATCAGAGGCAGATGTTACCAGTGACTTCACTTTGGGAATACCGGGAGTGGCGTTTTCATTCTCTCAGTGTCATAACAAAGTTACGGTTGTAGAAGCTTCAGGTTTGACTGGGGAAATAACTCAGATAGAACAGTTTATTAGGGAGCATGTGAAACCTTAG
- the LOC123217082 gene encoding signal recognition particle receptor subunit beta-like isoform X2 yields MEQWKIELEQLMQQGIEFVNQIPPTQLYAAVGVLLFTTILLLFFQLFKRSKSNSIVLTGLSGSGKTVIFYQLRDGSYHQGTVTSMEPNEGTFVLHTESTKKGKVKPVHLVDVPGHSRLRPKLEEFLPQAAGIVFVVDAVEFLPNCRPASEYLYDILTKSVVVKKKIPVLICCNKTDKVTAHSKEFVVKQMEKEIDKLRASRSAISEADVTSDFTLGIPGVAFSFSQCHNKVTVVEASGLTGEITQIEQFIREHVKP; encoded by the exons ATGGAGCAGTGGAAGATTGAATTAGAGCAATTGATGCAGCAAGGAATTGAATTTGTTAATCAAATTCCCCCAACTCAACTCTATGCAGCTGTCGGTGTCTTGCTCTTTACCACCATTCTTCTTCTATTCT tTCAATTGTTCAAACGCTCCAAATCTAATAGCATAGTGCTCACTGGCCTAAGTGGGAGTGGTAAAACAGTTATTTTCTATCAG CTTCGAGATGGTTCTTATCATCAGGGTACTGTGACATCAATGGAACCAAATGAGGGCACTTTTGTGCTGCATACTGAAAGTACTAAG AAGGGCAAAGTAAAGCCTGTACATCTTGTTGATGTTCCTGGGCATTCCCGTCTCCGACCCAAATTAGAAGAGTTTTTGCCTCAAGCAGCTGGCATAGTGTTTGTTGTAGATGCAGTGGAATTCTTGCCAAACTGCCGTCCAGCTTCAGA GTACCTGTATGATATATTGACAAAGTCAGTTgttgttaaaaagaaaattccagttcTCATCTGTTGTAACAAGACTGACAAAGTGACAGCACACTCCAAAGAGTTTGTCGTAAAACAAATGGAGAAGGAAAT TGACAAGCTACGAGCATCAAGAAGTGCAATATCAGAGGCAGATGTTACCAGTGACTTCACTTTGGGAATACCGGGAGTGGCGTTTTCATTCTCTCAGTGTCATAACAAAGTTACGGTTGTAGAAGCTTCAGGTTTGACTGGGGAAATAACTCAGATAGAACAGTTTATTAGGGAGCATGTGAAACCTTAG